The Calderihabitans maritimus genome contains a region encoding:
- a CDS encoding transposase produces TVPGIGPVYTAGIVAEIGDISRFKNHNALAKFAGLTWRQHQSSKFSAEDIPLTRSGNYYLRYYLIEAA; encoded by the coding sequence ACTGTTCCAGGTATAGGGCCAGTTTACACTGCCGGTATTGTAGCGGAAATAGGTGACATCTCCAGGTTTAAGAACCACAATGCCCTTGCTAAATTCGCGGGCCTGACCTGGCGGCAGCATCAGTCCAGCAAGTTTTCTGCCGAGGATATCCCCCTCACCAGGTCCGGTAATTATTACTTACGGTACTACCTCATTGAAGCGGCTAA